The Delphinus delphis chromosome 2, mDelDel1.2, whole genome shotgun sequence genome contains a region encoding:
- the LOC132419513 gene encoding protein canopy homolog 1 — MNDYKLEEDPVTKEKTFKRFAPRKGDKIYKEFLKFYFYSDAYRHLKFACETIMEEYEDEIFSLMAQEAHYLADKLCSEKSGLCETSTNHIEL; from the coding sequence atgaatgactaTAAGCTTGAAGAAGATCCCGTGACTAAGGAGAAGACTTTCAAGAGATTTGCTCCAAGGAAAGgagacaaaatatacaaagaatttttaaaattctatttttattctgatGCTTACAGACATTTGAAATTCGCGTGTGAAACTATAATGGAAGAGTACGAAGATGAAATATTCTCACTTATGGCCCAGGAGGCACACTACCTCGCTGACAAGCTGTGCAGCGAGAAATCAGGTCTGTGTGAAACTTCTACTAATCACATTGAACTCTAG